CCAACTATAGATGCTCTTACAACACACATCCAAAACCACCTCAAGACCTCTACACGAGCTAACTACTCCCGACCAACCCACAAAGACAACCCGTGGAAAAAGCAGAGTTCAaaaaaaaaacatggaaaaactcaCTAGACCTCCTTTTGGCTTTGTTCGGTTACACACCCCCTCCCCGATTGGGGTGGATTGAAGAAGATTTTGACTTAGGCATCATTTGGTTAAGGGAGATTGAGGAGGTTTAGATAGGAAAATCTCCGGAATGGTCAGAAACCCCACAAATCCTCGGGCGTCCATTTAAtaagaggggtttgcttagcccaatcctcTCTGTttcccttcaatcccttcctatccatgtgtttcaaaaccctcttgaagggactagtggaagcaaagccccggaaatttgagaggattgggtggaagaaagggattcacccaatccactgaaatccctccctctcaaaacctcccaaatccaccttaaccaaacgaggcctaaggCCAATCCCTACCAAATCCCCTCCATTTCTGTCAACCGAACAAgcccttaggccttgtttggtgcgCAGGGTTTGAGGAGGTTTGTAGGGGATTATCTTCGAGGGAATCAGAAACCCCGCGATTCCCCGCATGTCCATTTGGTGGACAGGGTTTGTGGTGAGCAAACcccttcaatcctctctaatcccCCTCGATTTCTTCCTACCCACATGGCTCAAAAACCTTGTCTCATGGCTCAGGGATTTGACAATTGAGGAGGATTGGGTGAaaggaagggattcacccaatcctctAAACCCCCCTCCACAATCCTCCTCGACCCCTTCCTGCCAAACAAGGCCTTTcggttcctttatatttgaagcgaTTTGGAGGGGACTGAGAAGGATTAAATCTCGTACAAGTTAAATTTCACCTAAATCCCCTTCAATCCTCTCCTGAAAGGgaggaaccgaacaaggcctaaggAGGCCTGTCTGCTTCCATGCTCTGCCTTCCAACAAAATCCTCCGGCCAACGCCAAGGAGTGATGGCAATGCTCCATCTAACACGATCTGGTTCCTATGTTTCCACAATTCACAAAGAACTAGGATCAAGATGGCCATGAAGTCCTTCCGTAGATCATCGCCGGTGTCCTTGCTCCCGCAACACTCCGTGAAAGTGCTGCCCGTCATTGGCACCCAACCATATGCCTCTACCAAGAGCCTGGAAGGGCTTCGTGGGTGTTTAACTTTGTGATAATTGTGTTTTGTTGTCCCTGAGGCAAATATCGCAGCTCACCAAACTGCTAAACAATTTGTTGGTGCTGTACCGGAGCGTGCCTGGAGTTCCCGGGTTCTTACCACGGCTGGTAAACGAATGAAACTCTACATTCACACCCAAAAAAGCGAAAAGGAGAAGATTGCGCAGAACTATTATCATCCACCAACAGCCCAAATCAAGAATCAGAGTTGGAGGAACTACCAAATGAAGGTGACCAACAGCCCAAATCAAGAATCAGAGTTGGAGGAACTACCAAATGAAGGTGGATTCAAACAATCTGGACTGCAACAGGCAGGTAGAGAACAAAGTAGACAGGCCATGTAAGTATTATTAAGCTCAGGACTTACAGAAGGAAGATCAGCCGTGGTAAGAAGCAGGGAACTCCAGGCACGCTCAATGATACCAGAAGCAGTTCACCTCCTGGAATCAATCAAGCCACCAGATGATAACAGCGGCAGTTCACCATCTGAAACTAAGCAAGCCAGACACCGACGGACGCTTAAACAATTGTGTGCAACTTGgttcttgttttggaaaatctgcTGACAAACCCAAACAGTACTACATATTTTCATCATACATCATATGGAACTAATTGTAAGCGTTTGGTTTTTGATGGGTCATATAACATACTAGCTCACAGCAATCGAAAAGCAGTAGAAAATTGGCGTAAAGATAGGCGGCGACTCAGTTCTCCAGGCCAGGCACCTGCATGCGGCGGGCGGCCTCAGACTTCTTGCCGCCGAAGATTTCGTCGGAGACGACCCTGAGCTGACCACGGTGCTTGGACTTGGCGATCTTCTGGATCGTCTTGGGGTTGGTCACCTTCTGCAGCTTTGAGCCGGTGCGCAGCACGTTCTCCTTCTTGCGCTTCTcccgctcctccttcttcttgcgcTTGGCGACCTTGTTCTGCCGGATCTCGTCCTTGAGCTCCGCCACGCGCACCTGGTACGCCTTCTTCAGGGACTTGTccctcacgcgctgctccagagggaCAGGCTTCCGCGACACCATCAGAGCGGAGGAGCGGCGCGTGCGTGGCTCCTTCCATGTCCGCCCCGAGACGCGCCCGGCGATGACGCCGTCGTAGGTGGGCTGCCCGAAGGCCGCCGGCTTGGACGGGTCGGACTGGGAGGGCACCGCACGGAGCTTGGACGGCCGGGGGGCGTCGGCGTCGAGGTCCATGGAATCGGCggcatctgcctcctcctcccggcgCTTGCGCTTTCCGCGCTCGCCGCCGAGGCCCTCGTCGAGGTAGCGGAAGTCGAGGTGCGAGGCCATGGGGGGAGACTGGGAACTAGCTAGGGTTTCGCCGCCTTTGGGGCtgggagagagaggaagagggacTGGAGGCGGAAGGGGTGggtttttgttagggtttgagcgACGGCTGGCGGAGGCAGGTTGGATGGGCCAGAGTTGGCGTAAATTTGGACAGGCCCATTTCGAAAAATAAgttcttttttttttgtaaaatcacgcgCCTCGTAAATAAAATAGTGCATGAAAAGTTGTCACTCTCCCATCAATTATTGTAGTGACTTTTAATAAGACAAAACATGTTTCTCATGTAAATTTGCAATAGTATGGTCTTAAATATAAAATCTTTTAGAGATTACATTATAAACTACACACAAAGTAAAATGAAtaaatgtacactctaaaatatgtctatgtacatctgtATCTAGTCCGCAATGAAATCTTTAGGTACATCATAAAGCAGAATCCGTTTGTATGTGGACTTCAATCTCTCACCGTCCGGCCTTTATATGTGTGCGCCACATTTTCTGATGACCAATTAACAACATAAAATATGCGTCTCGCTGCATGTGGGACTCCCACCACGATCCCACCCACCACTGCTTATGGGCATTTGTGGACAGTCCACTAGAAATTAGATGGTTAAGTGGGTTCAAGTGGAATCCCACATAAAAAGTCGTGTATAGAGCTCACCAGAAATTAGATGGATTAAGCGCTCAGAAGGATCGAAGGAGTAGGACCTAGGGCGGGGGCCGTTGAGCGCTTCGGTGAGGCCCTCGTAGGGCGTCTCCTGAACAGTCATGGAGCAAAGGTCGAGGGACGCGGCGTCGGCCTcggtgaggaagaggaggcgtTGCTTGATGAAGGCGAGCGACGTGGAGGAGCCGATGGCGGTGTCGTAGAGCGTACGAGGGCAAGGGTGTCGTTAAGGGCGCAGATGAGGAGccgcgaggaggccgcggcgagGGTGAGCCAGTCGTCGTCGTGCGGGGACGACTCGGTGAGCTGGTGCGCCGCGATGGAGCCATCGGCGTGGCCCGCAAAGAGCAGACAGTCGACGCGGCGCGAGGAGAGGTACGCGAGCAGGGCAGTGACCCGGGAGCCGGCAGAGTCCTCGTCGGGGGCACGTCGAGCTCGAGCAGCGTGTCGCCGGCGGCGGATAAGACGTACACGCAGCCCAGGACAGTGTGCGCACGTTGTGCAAGTCAACATGGACAACGGCAGTCaggcatgtactccctccattttaaatataagaccttttaaagatttcactatagactagatacggagcaaaatgaatgaatttacattttaaaatatgactacatatatccgtatgtagtttatagtgaaatctctaaaaggtcttatatttagaaaaatGTCTTAAATttaaggacggagggagtagttgtcaTGCTGCTTGTGTCAGCTGCACGCCCGGGTTTGTAGGATGGCATAGACATGTGCAGCCATGAGCCCTTGACTAGCTAGCTGTCCCTTTCTTTTCATCGGTGTTGAAACAGAAGTAGATTTTCATCGGTGTTGTTGGCTAGCTTAATAGGACGAGATGAGCTTTTAATGGATTAAATGTGATAACCTGATTAATTTTGTCTTTGTTCAATGGGATACCACTAAAGCAATATAAATAGATGGGCTAAGTTAATCCCACTTAAACCCAACCCCACCCGCAACCTGAGAAATACGTGAACCCCTTATAAGCACGAACAAATGGAGTGCAGTACTACTATTGGTAAAATCAACATGCAAAGATTAGACGAGTCACATCGGAGCATCAATCCGGTTGctgagagggtgcttggatccaagagactaaaattagtctctttaagaggctaaagttccaaacaTCCctaactaaagagaggctaaaactaatcTTAAGACTAAAATCTTTCAGTCAGGAGTACCCCTATTAAAatatgcattagtcctctctctcctcatttaactcctcatgcaagttctggattgaaAGGTTTGgaagataataaatgctcattaacttgattttagtctctttagtacttgaatccaagcatggatgaggctagcaagttttagtcccactacttttagtcatgggactaaaacgtatcaagCACCCAAGTTATCTGGTCGATCTTAATTCACGAAACATATAACTCAAATGCACAAATCCACGCATCAGCTCTGGATGTAAAAGAGGATCGTTTCTTTATAATTCCGAACTTATTTCCAGTTATAACTTGGCAAGTTTCTGGTGAGTTGCTCAAATTATTCTGAAGCAAACCAGATAGAACACGCCGGAAGATTTACAGTGATTCGCTGAACAAAAAGACAATCTAACACTACAATCAATGAAAATCATTCAGGACTAGCAGACTAGTCCGAGGGGCACAAAAAACTAGTCTCAAAAAGCACGCAATTGGCGGCTAATCGAGTTTAGCGATCACTGCATCCGTGACTTCCTGGGTGGTGCTGGTGCCGCCCAAATCCCTAGTCCTGTATTTGCCTTCTGCAATGACACCCTTCACGGCTGATTCCAGCCGGTCGGCAAATGACGGGAACTGCAAATGCCTCAGCATCATGGCAGACGAGAGAAACAGAGCAACGGGGTTAGCTTTCTTCTGTTGCAGAATCTTATCATTTCCAACATTTCCGGCAGAAGCACCCTGCTCAAAGACCGCATGGTCCTGACCAACATTGCCTGAAATAATGCGGTGCACAAAGATTTAGACTCTAATTTTCCATCCCCATATGCTCACAAGTTGGGTCTTTATGCATGGTGCTAAGAGGTTCAAACATGGAAAGGTTAAATAAATGTATAAAATGTAACATAGAGCAGGCACTATATTACACAGAAACAATCAATTTATACCAATTCTAAACCTATTTGAGCAAAAACAAAAGAATCACAAGCAGAATCAAACTCTACCTCCAGGCATGACACCAGTGCCCCCAGCAATACCTGCAGCCACATTGGACACCAGGTTGCCATAAAGATTTGGGGTGACCTATAAAGGGAAGAAAACAAAAGTCAGTTAACAGGTAATTTCCGAAATTGATTTGTAAACTTTGGGACCATCAAGCCAACCTTTAGAATGTAAAACAGCGCATACAAAGAAATACAAAATTGCCAACAGAAGGTACAAACATAAGAGATGCTGCTATCACATTTGTAAAAACTTAGCTAAAcgatcctcactaatattttctgtATAGGATCAATATAAGTCTATATCAAACAGCATGCTGCTCAAGGTTAAAAAAAATAACTTACTATAGAACCATGAGAACATATCAGCTCGATGAACAATTAGAATATAGTTGCAATACAGTGACATTTAGTGAGAACTGCATAGATTCATAAACATACCATAACATCAAACTGTTCAGGTTTTGCAACAAGCTGCATACAGCAGTTGTccacaatgatttcattatattgAATTCCAGGATACTTCGTCGCAACCTCACGGCAGGACTCCAGGAACAAACCATCAGCTAGCTTCATGATGTTTGCTTTATGCACTGCCGTCACTTTCTTTCTATTGTTGAGGTAAGCATACTCAAAGGCGTATTTGGCAATCCTTTCAGAGCAGAACTTCGTCATCACCTGCCAAATCCATTCAGTGAGTTTAacatggaggggggggggggaatccttcAGACAACAAAACGAAGAGAGAAAACAATTGTAATTGTAAATTTGTTTTAATTCAGAAGCAGAATACAGTGCAAACAGGCAACCTGAATCTCTTAACCTCAAGTGTCGCATTCGGTGACGTGCAACTACCAGACAAATATTACTGTTAGATCAAAACCCCTAGGGAAAATGGATACCTACCTAAATTATCATTTGTATTAAGAAAAGACTAAAGATAAATATATTTTTAACGAATTATTAAATTCATGACTCAAAGCATGGGCACCACAAGCTGTACATTTGAATGTTTCTGTTGTTGTGTTATGGGGCAATAAGGTACTGCTATTTATCCTTGACCAGGGCAGTACATAATCAACCACAAGAATAAATACATAAAATTGATACTTGAGAAGGCAACATAACCGTAAGTTGTGTAACATGACTGCACCTTTGCTCACATTGTCTATTAAAAGGCTATGAGCAGCAATGCAGCACCATTGCAAGTTGAACAATAAGCAATTCTAGAATGTTCAACATTAGCTAGTGCTTTGGTAAATATATGCACATCTAAGGTTAGGCAATTTTGACCAACTTAGCTGGGTGTTTGGTTTTAGTCAAACCTTAGGCCAGATTCTTTTTCCAATAATTGGGTACATGTCATATGCTTACAAAAGTGTGACAAGATTGTAATACCGCGACATATTAGTGGATGCCCACATGACCCAAGTAGAGTTGTGTCACTGCGTTAGCTTCACATGGGAGATTTTTAATGCAGTTGGATCAACATATATACTGTTCCAAACGTAGCACCTCCAGGTTAACCCTTTTACGTGAAGCGATGACTACTTTCTACAAGTGAGCTGGGCATTGAGCAGATTTGGGACAGGACAGGACAGAGATTCCTCCTATGCTTGCCAACTTGTGTCTTCAATTTTGTTAAACAAATGTTACACAAGTTCGATAACAAATGTGCGGTAAATTGTGGCATTGTTAGTTCTAGAACCAGAGAGGCTCACGATCCATCAGTATGGCGGTCCTATTATACACAGGAGACCTTCTATTTACAAGCAAATTAGTAATGGATACCATGAACCCTTAAAATAAAGAACCCGCTGTCTCAGTACTAACGATCATGACAGGAAAAAATGTTGTCGAAGATTGTAAACGGTTAATGTGCACCCATCCCACCTATTGGTGTTTATAGACATGATAAACGTCCTTTTAAACGGATATAAGCATACCTATAAAGTTACAAATAAGTATCAATGTAATGCATTTTTTCTAGACAGAGAGTTTGCAGGAatcagagaggaaaatatttgagTGAATTCTGCACGCTGCATGCTTCATACTAGGATTTTTGTGTAAAAGTGTGGCAAGCCAGACTTAGGCAAGTTTTGGCAAAATGTTGAGCCTACGACAGGTAGGCTGCAAGGCAACTGATCAAACACGTACGACAGATGGCCAAACTTGAATACATATGGGTTGACAAAGTGGGGCTGTGAACCAAAAATGCACCAGATGTTCCATGCTACAATTTGCATGAGAAATAAAGGTGTCTCGCATACCTTTAAATTCAATTTAAAGAAACAGATAGGCTACCTTAGGACTGTTCGGACTCCCTCCGCTCCGCAACTCCACGTCGGAGCGGAGTGGCATCTAGTTATATTCTGAGGAGCTGCTGAGAGGACGCTCTGTGCGCTCCGCTCCGTGGCGGGCTGCCGAACAGGGGCTTAAACAGTGGCACAAATGACATAAGCATTTGTGTATCATCCTAACATTGCTACATGTGATCTCATAAATTAAGTTAATCTCAGAACTAGAAAACATGGCCATGATCCACCAAAATATGTACTAAATGCCCCCTGCAGTTCATTCACCGCCAATATCTCAACGACTGGACCTCATGGTAATCATATTCAGTTGGAACAAACCAATCACAAATGCCTACAGTTTTATTTCACAATATTACTACTTCTGCAGTAAAACCCAACAGCAGATGAACTTagctatattgccccttatgcacATTTCCACAGCCTCCCAAATGCCAATAGGAAGATTATACAACCTACCTAGTACTCGATAACACGCAGTAAATAAAACAAACTTGTTCTAAGCATATTGACGGAATATTGTTGCTTCAACAATACAACGATTGTCCATTAGGGTCCCTTGTCCATCATGTGTTCAGCAAAAGTGTGGGAAAGCTAAGTACCTCTACTAGCAATCAAACAGTATACTCAATCACATCCACTAACACATTAGCTAGCATAAACTACATCAGCAAGGTCAATGATTGTCATGTATCGAGCAGTGTGCGGAATTGGCCATACCTTGAGGCTCTCGACGACGCCAGGCACGACCTCGTGCTCGAGGCCCGAGTACTCGCCCTCCGTGTTCTCCCTGATGACGGCGATGTCGACGTTCTCGTGCCTGGTGGGCAGCCCAGGGaggttgaagcaattgacaagggAAGCGTAGAGGTCGAGCTCCTTGCGCAGCTGCAGGTTGAGGGAGGAGACACCTCCGCCGACGGGCGTAGCGAGACCGCCCTTGAGGCAGACCTTGTTGCGGCGGATGGACTCGATGACCTCGGTAGGCACCGATGGCATGTCGCCGTGGACCTCGTACGTCTCGAAGCAGACCGGCGCGTGCATTGCCTCCATCACCTGGCGCACGGCGCCGGTCACGAGGGGCCCGATGCCGTCGCCCGGGATGAGCGTGACGGTGCGCGGGGCGCCGTCGCCGGGGCGCGGCATGTAGGTGACGGTACGGCGGGACACGGCGCcagcgagggggaagggaggggccgGGGATAGGAGGCGCCGGAGGAGAGGGGCGGATCGCCGCGCCATGGTGAGtccggctagggtttcggggtggATGCGATCGGCGCCGTGTCCAGAAGGATGAGCGGAGGCGGGCTGGGATGGGGAAGGAGAAGGAAAGGGGTGGGATAGTTCTTTACCCTTTCTCGTTCCATTTTTTTCTCCTTATTCATCATATttataatataataagatgattactccctccattcctaactactccctccgttcctaaatagttCGTATGTAGTTTAATAGAGAACTACATACAGagtaaaataagtgaatctatattgtaaaatgtctatatacatccgtatgtagttcaataatagaatctgttaaaagacttatatttaaaaacggagggagtatacgtCTGTTTCActaataaactacatacggatgtatatagacatactttagagtgtagattcatacattttgctccgtatgtagaccactaatgaaatctcttaaaagacttatatttagaaacgaagggagtgcATAACAACAACTTTAACCGCAATCAAACGGACGCGCGTTTTGTTCCTCTTTTGTTCGTTTGGGTCGGTATATGTGTTCTCTTTTGTAAACGCAGGTGCTACGAATCAGTCGAATGATTTTATTTTTTCCGTGTGCAGTCGTCACATGAGCGTTGTGGGGCTGTTCGATGCAGCAACCCCACGGCAGCAACCCAGCTTCAATGCAATGGGTTGCCGCTCCACTGTAGCTCGGCACGACACGACCATAGCTCCAACACAACATCGACGACATCCCGTGAAGCTTCATTGCAGCCCCGGTGTAGCTCCATTGCAACACCGGCGAAGCTCCATTGCAACCCCGACTATGCTTCCAGCGGCCCAGCGCTGCTTCATTGCAACACCGACGGCACTCCCAACAACTTCAACGCAACATCACCTCAGCGCCTCTGTCGGCCACTCGTCGCGGTCACCGTCGGAGCATCGACGACTCTCCATTGCAACTCGGCGGTGCTCCTAACACCTTGAGGGAGAATCCCTTTGGAGCGGACCTCTCCGCAACCCGAGGCGCTCCCATAATGTCGATGACGCTTCATACGTATGCTCTATGACACAAGGCACTCACCAGCAGCACTGTCGCACTTCTCAACACCGACAGCAGCACGACCACGCCGAAAATTGCAGGTCAACGTGGGTGCTGCATCCTGCAAGTTGCAGTCGGGTGCTGTAGGCATCTTGCTCCGACGAGGGCTGGTGGTGGAGATGTGGGACGGCTTGCTCCGATGAGGGTAATGGAGAAGTGGTGGACGGGTTGTGCGtcgagatggaggtaggagaggACAAATAGAAAGGAGGTCTCGCTCTATCACTGATAAGGAAGAAAAGGATTGAGCCACTCGTGTTCATGCTGGAGATAAGAGACTACACATTGTGGTCCACGAGGACGCATGGATCCCAGGCGACAAGGCTGATTTATGAAGAAATTAGTCTGATCGTTTTCCTTTTGCAAATGGGTCAACTGTACGCCCAATGCGCCGATCCAAATCTTGTCCTTGCGGTCGGTCGTTATTCATTTTTGATCACACATTGTTTTTTGGGAACTTGCACATTATATTTATTTCATCAAATGCATTCCAATGCATTTTTTTACCAATTCTTCTTGGCTACGAGTATAAAACCAAAGAAAATAAGAACCATAGTTAGACATTCTAAAAGATGTCTGACTTCCATAACCGGTCCTACTAGTTGGACTAAGATCTTTTCTATATCTTCGTTGTTGATCTGCGGAAGCTTAACAACGTCTTTCATTTGTTCTAAAAAATTAGACGTTGATTCCCCTTTGGTCTCTTATTTACTCTTATCTACACCTTTATTTCTGGCTAGAAGTGCAGGGACATCTAGCTAAAATAGTATTGAGTCTAATAGCAAAAGGCTACACTAAAATCACACCTCGTTATTTATGCACTTGGCGAACACCCAACCGGGATGTTCCAGCATCCAAGAAACGCGTCGGACGACCTACAGGCAGTCATCGCACTTTGTGAACGACAATGGTGAGCGGGCAAGCCTCTGGGCGAGCACCGAGCCACGGCGATAGTCGGGCATGGCTTTGCCAGCGGACCGATGACGGTACATATCTGGATGGCTAGAGGCGGATTGAGTGCGTGCATGCTGCATCGAGCCATTGCATAGACTGGGTGGACCAGTACCGAGCCAATCCATGACAACCAAAGTCCGTCGGTGGCCGGATTCGCCAAATCCCGCCGACAGAATGCGCTAAATCTCGACGTTGTCATCGCAGATTCACCATTCGGCCCTCCGTATCAGCATGAAGGAGGCACCCCCATGCCGCCGGCGGATCTGATGTTGGTGGAGGGGGCGCTGGAATATGAATGTCGGCCTAAGGTTTGTGCACTTGTCGACGAAGGGTGGGGAAGGGGATAAAAAAAGAGGATGTGTCATCGACGGGCGCGCCCGGGGAAGGAGCACGCGAACAAGACGCGTGTCCACACCGACGCAAATACGACCTAAATATAGGTCTGGAATGGATCACGAACGGCCAACAATACCGTACGTGTGCCCGTTTGGATCGGTGCGTTGAACTGTATTTTCTGTCCGCGATGACCCAAACGAACCCACGCACATGAAATGGATCGTTCGGTTGAAATTGATATAATCCCCAATCCGGCTCATACATATTCTGCCCGATTGATCAATCCTCTGTTTTTTCGTCTCAACAACTACCATTGTTGCgactagcacaaatgcccgtgcgttgcaacgggggaCATTGTAACCCATCCCATGCGTCCACGTATTGTCCTATCGTTCTTCTTCTCTCCCCGAAATCCCCATTAACATTAATTCATATTTAAATTTTTCCTACTTTAAAATATAATGCCCAAAAAGTAAAAAGTTTACCATGCGTGACGCTCTTTTGTTGACACGTTGTTGCCGCCAGCAGTAGGAGCACACACCCCACGCCACACATGGCCACTTTCCTGGACATCATGATTGGGCCTCGTTGGGATCATGAAATGGAGCCCCCCAACTGGCGTGCGGGACGAAATAGGACGCGAGCAAGATGCACCGTTGTTACATTCTCTCTACTCTTCATCCCTCCTTTTCTTCTCCGTGTCTCACCAACAACGTCGACTACATCCTGAGTTAAGAATATGTTAATTGTCAGCAAGTCTAGGTGAGCTCCAAATATCTTCTTCCCTAAGAAATAATTATTCTAATATTTCACTCATTTTTAATTATTGTATTTGATGATGTAGTAGACATGAGCATTAAACCATTACAGTAATAACAAATGACATCAAATAATTATATCGGTGCtcattcagatttttttgaggATATGTTAATTATCAGTAAGAACTTCCCACTGCGTGGTCCTTATCCAATCCTCCAAGCAGCGCTGCTCTTTTTCCTCTCTACCATCCATCCTGCCATCCACGAGCTCCTCCCATGGAACTGCACGAGCACCCGAGCCGCCTGTATCGGGCGAGCAGCAACAGAAAGCCGCGACGCCCCTGCCCTATgctcccttctccttcttctccctccttcctatttcttctttctctccctttaactcctcctctcttctctttgccACATGACCTCAAGCTGCCATGGATGTTGTACCGAGCTCAAGTCCAACAGTGAAACCCTCGGAGCGCCGGCCTCCTCAACCCCGTCTAGATCCAGGTCGTCCCTATAGGATCCACATCGCCCCGCCACAAGTCCCTAGAGAGCCGTTGTCGCACGTCTTCCAGCACGAGGGAGCAAGGGACAAGGCGGGAGGTGGAGGCAGG
This genomic stretch from Hordeum vulgare subsp. vulgare chromosome 6H, MorexV3_pseudomolecules_assembly, whole genome shotgun sequence harbors:
- the LOC123401454 gene encoding coiled-coil domain-containing protein 86; this translates as MASHLDFRYLDEGLGGERGKRKRREEEADAADSMDLDADAPRPSKLRAVPSQSDPSKPAAFGQPTYDGVIAGRVSGRTWKEPRTRRSSALMVSRKPVPLEQRVRDKSLKKAYQVRVAELKDEIRQNKVAKRKKKEEREKRKKENVLRTGSKLQKVTNPKTIQKIAKSKHRGQLRVVSDEIFGGKKSEAARRMQVPGLEN
- the LOC123402254 gene encoding isocitrate dehydrogenase [NAD] regulatory subunit 1, mitochondrial — encoded protein: MARRSAPLLRRLLSPAPPFPLAGAVSRRTVTYMPRPGDGAPRTVTLIPGDGIGPLVTGAVRQVMEAMHAPVCFETYEVHGDMPSVPTEVIESIRRNKVCLKGGLATPVGGGVSSLNLQLRKELDLYASLVNCFNLPGLPTRHENVDIAVIRENTEGEYSGLEHEVVPGVVESLKVMTKFCSERIAKYAFEYAYLNNRKKVTAVHKANIMKLADGLFLESCREVATKYPGIQYNEIIVDNCCMQLVAKPEQFDVMVTPNLYGNLVSNVAAGIAGGTGVMPGGNVGQDHAVFEQGASAGNVGNDKILQQKKANPVALFLSSAMMLRHLQFPSFADRLESAVKGVIAEGKYRTRDLGGTSTTQEVTDAVIAKLD